Proteins encoded by one window of Sulfurospirillum barnesii SES-3:
- the trmB gene encoding tRNA (guanosine(46)-N7)-methyltransferase TrmB, producing MPNFHTEHFDTLAYPSTFGETTFLYEARSQRGNILIMASMGGEPILIRIHPKKEGGFLVKGDKATRPTQASFLQKVLIDFRDASNAKEIFSNIEPKKFLHVKPSAYLKEIGFFAHSFQPEREIWIEIGFGSGRHLLHQAKKNPHIQFIGLEIHKPSIEQVLKQCELQCIENILVVDYDARLFMEFLSSNRVGRIFVHFPVPWDKKPHRRVFSASFIEEALRVLHVKGTLELRTDSPLYFEFTFSQMMQLSKAEVHVKKNAELEITSKYEDRWLKMEKDIYDVVLTNEIHSEEIERLGTLNFEQNVDFSKIAHAFKEELLRGDGFFVHFEELFEINAKSGLIRLSFGANERNEKCYICIEEGKVSYLPNAILATKSNLAAHTLIKEWFDGICH from the coding sequence ATGCCAAATTTTCATACCGAGCATTTTGATACTTTAGCTTACCCTTCTACGTTTGGGGAGACGACGTTTTTATATGAGGCACGCTCTCAAAGAGGCAATATTCTTATTATGGCTTCTATGGGAGGCGAGCCTATTTTGATTCGTATTCATCCGAAAAAAGAGGGTGGTTTTTTAGTCAAAGGCGATAAAGCAACACGCCCCACACAAGCCTCTTTTCTACAGAAAGTTTTGATTGATTTTAGGGATGCCAGTAACGCCAAAGAGATTTTTTCCAATATTGAGCCTAAAAAGTTTTTACATGTAAAGCCCTCAGCGTATCTTAAAGAGATTGGTTTTTTTGCGCATTCGTTTCAGCCAGAGCGTGAAATATGGATTGAAATTGGCTTTGGTAGTGGGAGGCATTTACTGCATCAAGCCAAAAAAAACCCGCATATTCAATTTATTGGGCTTGAGATTCATAAGCCCTCCATTGAGCAGGTACTCAAGCAGTGTGAACTTCAGTGCATCGAAAATATTTTAGTGGTGGATTATGATGCGAGACTCTTTATGGAGTTTTTATCGTCTAACCGTGTGGGTCGCATTTTTGTACATTTTCCCGTCCCTTGGGATAAAAAACCGCACCGTCGTGTTTTTTCAGCCTCGTTTATTGAAGAGGCTTTGAGGGTTTTACATGTAAAGGGTACATTGGAGTTACGAACAGACAGTCCTCTTTATTTTGAGTTCACCTTCTCTCAGATGATGCAACTCTCAAAAGCAGAGGTACATGTAAAGAAAAATGCCGAACTTGAAATTACCAGTAAGTATGAAGATCGATGGTTAAAAATGGAAAAAGACATCTACGATGTTGTTTTAACCAATGAGATACATTCAGAAGAGATTGAGCGTTTAGGTACACTGAATTTTGAACAAAATGTTGATTTTTCCAAAATCGCTCACGCTTTTAAAGAAGAACTTTTACGGGGGGATGGTTTTTTTGTACACTTCGAAGAGTTGTTTGAAATCAATGCAAAGAGTGGGTTAATTCGTCTCTCTTTTGGTGCAAATGAGCGCAATGAAAAGTGTTATATTTGTATTGAAGAAGGAAAAGTTTCTTATTTACCCAATGCCATTTTAGCAACCAAAAGCAACCTAGCAGCACATACCTTAATTAAAGAGTGGTTTGATGGAATATGTCATTAG
- a CDS encoding FtsX-like permease family protein: MKSINSHFSIIISVFILLFSFQFTKMVNSIVYEYEVKIVNDYAIVLVSSSELNEEALKKEIPELHSLSEISSKKILDRLKNDMSSKNLSLLQIALPKFYSLKLDTMPSQKRLEGIKQKLTSISSITRVETFAKTHEKVFKMFLLLQSMVYVFAGFIALVAVLLIFKQIRIWTYEHNRRMSIMTLFGASFFMKSAMLYRMTLVDTLISALAVCAVYVIAPKLALVQAFAAELDIDIPTFDLFREGGTLLGASLLFSFIAVTIVSRKIGRV; encoded by the coding sequence ATGAAGTCAATTAATAGTCATTTTTCAATTATTATCTCTGTTTTTATTTTACTTTTTTCGTTTCAGTTTACGAAAATGGTGAACAGTATTGTTTATGAGTATGAGGTTAAAATTGTCAATGACTATGCTATTGTCTTGGTTTCTTCTTCTGAATTGAATGAAGAAGCATTAAAAAAAGAGATTCCTGAGTTGCATTCACTCAGTGAAATTAGTAGCAAAAAAATCTTAGATCGTCTTAAAAATGATATGTCTTCTAAGAATTTAAGCCTTTTGCAAATAGCCCTTCCTAAATTTTATTCATTAAAACTTGATACGATGCCAAGCCAAAAACGTCTTGAGGGAATAAAGCAAAAATTGACCAGTATTAGCTCTATTACTCGTGTTGAGACTTTTGCAAAAACACATGAGAAAGTCTTTAAAATGTTTTTATTGTTACAATCCATGGTATATGTGTTTGCAGGTTTTATTGCACTTGTTGCCGTTTTGCTGATTTTTAAACAAATTCGTATTTGGACATACGAGCATAATCGAAGGATGTCCATTATGACACTTTTTGGTGCCTCTTTTTTTATGAAAAGTGCCATGCTGTATCGTATGACATTGGTCGATACATTAATAAGCGCTCTTGCTGTATGCGCTGTGTATGTTATTGCTCCAAAATTAGCGCTTGTTCAAGCGTTTGCAGCAGAATTAGATATTGATATTCCTACTTTTGATCTCTTCCGTGAGGGAGGTACGCTTTTGGGTGCTTCACTTCTTTTCTCCTTTATTGCGGTGACGATTGTTTCTCGAAAGATAGGCCGTGTATGA
- a CDS encoding cell division ATP-binding protein FtsE, with translation MEYVIRAQGLNLSYDRDEPIITDASMQIKAQEFVFITGKSGSGKSTIIKSLYGELFPKMGELNVCGVDFKTINSSKLNVLRRYLGVVFQDYKLIDEWTVEQNVMLPLIIGGFSKSVCIKQAHKLLKHVKLLHKVNKYPYELSGGEQQRVAMARALAHNPILILADEPTGNLDSYSSEVIWNLLKGAKEHLGTTVLVVTHNIPSTLGIDYKHYFLEGGVLHEVN, from the coding sequence ATGGAATATGTCATTAGAGCCCAAGGCTTAAATTTAAGTTACGATCGAGATGAGCCTATTATTACGGATGCGAGTATGCAAATAAAAGCACAAGAATTTGTCTTTATTACAGGCAAAAGTGGTAGCGGTAAATCGACTATTATTAAATCATTGTATGGAGAGCTTTTCCCTAAAATGGGAGAACTTAATGTGTGCGGTGTTGATTTTAAAACGATTAATAGCTCAAAACTCAATGTGTTAAGACGTTATTTAGGGGTTGTTTTTCAAGATTATAAACTGATTGATGAATGGACGGTTGAACAAAATGTGATGTTGCCTCTTATTATTGGCGGTTTTTCTAAGAGTGTTTGTATCAAGCAGGCGCATAAGTTATTGAAACATGTTAAATTGCTCCATAAAGTCAATAAATACCCCTATGAACTCAGCGGGGGAGAGCAACAACGTGTGGCAATGGCACGAGCGCTTGCACACAATCCTATTTTGATTTTAGCCGATGAACCTACAGGAAATCTTGATAGTTACTCCAGTGAAGTGATTTGGAATTTACTCAAAGGTGCTAAAGAGCATTTAGGTACAACCGTATTGGTGGTGACCCATAATATCCCCTCAACCCTAGGTATTGATTATAAGCACTATTTTTTAGAGGGTGGGGTATTGCATGAAGTCAATTAA